Part of the Methanorbis furvi genome is shown below.
CAAGGATCTTCGTCATGCCTTCTCCTGATACATTGATACATCCAGTCCAGAAAACTCCGGTGTAATCAACGGATGCTTCCTATCCTTCTCTGAAATATCACTCACTTCAAGTGGCCAAAAAATACAGAGCGCTGGATCATCGAACCGCAGTCCCCTTTCGCTCTCCGGCGAGTAAAACTCTGTTACCAGATACATGATCTCACAGTCCTTCTCAAGCGACTGAAAATCGTGGACGAATCCTTCTGGAATCACGAACAATTTCATATTCTCTGCTGAGAGTTCCACGCCATAATGCTCGAGAAATGTCGGAGAATCTTTTCTGATGTCCACAACAACATCCTGAATTTCTCCACGAATGCAGCGTACCACCTTCATCTCCGCATATGGCGAGGCAGGTGTTCAGCTCTTCTCAGAATGGATGCAGCTTGTTGACGATCCGGTATCCCAGATCAAATCCATCGACAAACATGGAAAATGGGTAGTCATCACCAAGGAAAAACCAGAGTGAAATTTCTCCCAACTCTTTCTTAACCCCAAAGCACCAACAGTAATCCAGCAAAAAGATGCCGTCCGCAATCATTTCCCGCATCTCCAATATTCCACCCATTCAGCGTCAGAGCATGATTCAGCTTGGTGTAACCATAGCGATAACGCTCCTTGGATTTCTCTCAACCATGCTCTTCACCCATCTTCTTGGAAAAGATCTGATGGGTGTCTATTTCCTCTTCCTCGCATATTTCGGCATCTTCAATATGATCGGTGACGGTGGTTTTGGCAGTGCCGCAGTCAAACGAATCTCCGAAGGAAAAGATCAGAACGAGTACATTACAGCATATGCGACGCTTCGACTTCTGTTAATTATTGTGTCAACTCTCCTTCTTCTTGTGATCGGCCCGTACTTTGTGGACCTCGAAGGCTACAATATGATTCTCTGGATTATCGCAGCTCTTGTTGCGGCATTCTTCAGTCATACTATCACTTACGGCGTATACTCTCTTGGTCATGTAGGCATCTTTAATCTCTCTGCAGGAATATCTGAACTCTCTCGAATCGGTATACAGGTGGTAGCCGTTCTCTTAGGATACTCTGTTGCCGGACTTTTCGGCGGTTTCGTCATCGGTATGATCTTGTCAGGCATCATCTGTATCAGATACTTCAAATTCAAACTTGCCCGTTTTGGTTTCCGTCATCTGCAGAGTCTTCTCAGTTACTCAATGTGGGCATTTCTGATTGCATCAGGTTCAGTAGTGCTCACCTACACCGATACTATCTTCATCGGTTACTTCATGACCAACGGCGATGTTGGTGTTTACCGCGTTGCACTCCAACTCACTACAATAGGTACCTTCATCACTGCCGCGATTGCCGGCACACTTACGCCAAAGTTCAGCAACTGGAGTGCCAAAGGCGATCTCACTCAGATTCCGGGAATCCTCACAAGAAGCATCACCTATGGCCTTTTGCTCGCAGTACCCACAGCCGCCGGAGGCGTTCTCCTTTCCGAACGACTGCTTTATTTCTTCTACGGCGCCGACTTTGCTGTTGGTGGGACGGCATGCTCCATTCTGCTTTTCCTTCAGATCGTCAACGTCTTCATGGTATTCTTTGGAACAACCCTCAGTGCTATCGACCATGCCCGTCAGTCCTTCTACGCAACCGCTTCAGCTGCGTTGCTCAACATTGTTCTCAACATTGCCTTGATTCCCCTCATTGGCATCGAAGGAGCAGCTGTCGCCTCGCTTATTAGCATTATTCTCAATGCTGTCCTTCTCAGACACTTCCTCAAACACTACGTTCCTATCCATGTCGAGGCAAAACCGATTCTCCACATCATCGTAAGTGCTCTTCTGATGGCAGCATTCATCTTCATCTACAAACAGTTCGTTCCGTTAACCAACGTTTTCCTTGTGCTCATTCCTGTCGCTGTTGGAGCAGTCATCTACTTTGTTGTCCTCTTCAAACTTGACAAAGAACTCCACGACGAGATTACGGGTCTTGTAAAACAGTTCGGCATTCCCTGGCCAAGGTGGTTGTGATGAGTCACAGCCGTAAAAATACCTTCATTTCTCAATATTTTGCTAAAATTCCTATTCATTCACCCATCTACAAGATAGATACACCTGTTGGTAAAACATCGCTCAACTGCCGAAATATCCGTTTCACGAAGCTCGACTCGCAAAAATAGTACTCTACCACACCATACTGCATTTCCGGATGACGTACCTACTTCCAAGATTCAAATGGTTACTCACATTCACTTCTTCACAACTCAATCGAAATATAATACTTGTGATACGCCTTTATTCACATTTCTTCTGAATTTCTGTAGATGACGCACCATACGATCTTCATACATACATTTCTGGGGTCTCCATCCATGTTCTGAAAAATATCTGTGTTTTTTGTTCTATCGCGGGCGATTTTATCTCTATTTTATTATGCCTATATTTATTTTATTTGAAAGCGTACGGTAATGTTAGATATATGGTTCATACCACTGAGCAGAATAGGACCTCAATACCTAAGATAATTCATCACACTTGGTTTGGAAAGGACCCTTATCCTTCCATTGTCAGAAAATGTATTTTCAGTTGGAAAAAATATCTACCTGATTATGAAATTATTCTCTGGACTGCCGACAATTTTGACATGGATATTTGTCCTTGGATTCGAGAAGCTTATGATGCAAAAAAATATGCCTTTGTTGCTGATTATGCCCGTTTTTATTTGCTTGCTGAATATGGTGGGTTATATCTGGATGCCGATGTGGAAATTTTGAAATGTCTGGATCCTTTGTTGAATCAAAGGGGTTTTGTTGGACGCCTTTCCTCCCCTCTCACATATGAATCGTTAGGGGGTGCTGTGATTGGGTCGGAAAAAGGACATCCTATTTTTTGGGAACTTGCGGATGAGTACAATGCACTCACCTTTGTTTCTGAGACGAAAACTCTCAATACTTTTATTACTGAATCTTTTGTGATGTGCAATGTTTTTTCCCGTCATGGACTTGTCCGATCGAACTGTCTGCAATCAATAGAGGGTATTACAATCTATCCTTACGAATATTTTCCATGGACTACTGCCCCCGGAATTTTTCAGCCGCTCAACTCAGCATATACGCTTCATCACCCATATGGTTCCTGGCTCAATGACAAAACGGGTTTTTCAAAACTTTTCCTGAAAGGAAATCGTATTGCCAATCATCATTACATATTTCTGAGCAAAATTCTTAGGAATACCATTGGTGAGAAAAATGGAATGCGTCTGATACAATACTATCAAAAACTGCAAAAATAACTTTTATCTCCCCATCAGCTTCTCATGCAACTCCGCTACCCGCCGCCGTGCCTCTTCAGTCATCTCAGGTTCAGCCTGAAACGAGATCGACAGAATATCACCGACAGCTACGCCCTCCGGCAACATCGAAAGAGGAACGACCGCAAACGGTCGTTCCTCTTCCGGCAGCCGGAGAAGAAGCGATGCCTTCTCCCCCTCTATTGCATCAACCGTTATCAGCAGCCTCTCACTCATGCTGCTGCCTGATTTGGTACAATCACATTCTCGTAGACATGGGCTTTTCGCGTAACCACAGAGTACACATTTCCGTCTGTCGTCACAACTATATCCCCGTCCATATCGGTCCGATAAATGTGTTTCGTCATCTG
Proteins encoded:
- a CDS encoding dTDP-4-dehydrorhamnose 3,5-epimerase family protein; this encodes MVRCIRGEIQDVVVDIRKDSPTFLEHYGVELSAENMKLFVIPEGFVHDFQSLEKDCEIMYLVTEFYSPESERGLRFDDPALCIFWPLEVSDISEKDRKHPLITPEFSGLDVSMYQEKA
- a CDS encoding flippase; translated protein: MPSAIISRISNIPPIQRQSMIQLGVTIAITLLGFLSTMLFTHLLGKDLMGVYFLFLAYFGIFNMIGDGGFGSAAVKRISEGKDQNEYITAYATLRLLLIIVSTLLLLVIGPYFVDLEGYNMILWIIAALVAAFFSHTITYGVYSLGHVGIFNLSAGISELSRIGIQVVAVLLGYSVAGLFGGFVIGMILSGIICIRYFKFKLARFGFRHLQSLLSYSMWAFLIASGSVVLTYTDTIFIGYFMTNGDVGVYRVALQLTTIGTFITAAIAGTLTPKFSNWSAKGDLTQIPGILTRSITYGLLLAVPTAAGGVLLSERLLYFFYGADFAVGGTACSILLFLQIVNVFMVFFGTTLSAIDHARQSFYATASAALLNIVLNIALIPLIGIEGAAVASLISIILNAVLLRHFLKHYVPIHVEAKPILHIIVSALLMAAFIFIYKQFVPLTNVFLVLIPVAVGAVIYFVVLFKLDKELHDEITGLVKQFGIPWPRWL
- a CDS encoding glycosyltransferase family 32 protein; the encoded protein is MVHTTEQNRTSIPKIIHHTWFGKDPYPSIVRKCIFSWKKYLPDYEIILWTADNFDMDICPWIREAYDAKKYAFVADYARFYLLAEYGGLYLDADVEILKCLDPLLNQRGFVGRLSSPLTYESLGGAVIGSEKGHPIFWELADEYNALTFVSETKTLNTFITESFVMCNVFSRHGLVRSNCLQSIEGITIYPYEYFPWTTAPGIFQPLNSAYTLHHPYGSWLNDKTGFSKLFLKGNRIANHHYIFLSKILRNTIGEKNGMRLIQYYQKLQK
- a CDS encoding DUF3006 domain-containing protein, coding for MSERLLITVDAIEGEKASLLLRLPEEERPFAVVPLSMLPEGVAVGDILSISFQAEPEMTEEARRRVAELHEKLMGR